Proteins from a single region of Hordeum vulgare subsp. vulgare chromosome 6H, MorexV3_pseudomolecules_assembly, whole genome shotgun sequence:
- the LOC123403533 gene encoding serine/threonine-protein phosphatase 7 long form homolog codes for MYLELLRDWDTQYSWGSAALAFLYCRLDRESTRTKYTSSLCGFVWSLPVWMWERLPVGRPVVKNPDNPNPNLHEGLHDQDPYRRPTISYCWDQVHVYIGSSHGRYKCYVNELDTLTVEQVFWWPYDNDRDFNINGMCTCDNLLWRARCPMIFYYVVEWNFVDRVAMQFGKLQGIPIEESKETITKLHRFSRRNNQDISDWANKYNHWISMWNQREMFVESENRPHNDSAYQKYLVWYGQHYRFKLKPGWTQEEWDELVSEDTSHAEGYHAFNMVVRETIRSQVDYAAMHDELGREFLMCMNNSTKSSPRRCII; via the exons ATGTATTTGGAGCTACTCAGGGACTGGGATACTCAGTATAGCTGGGGTTCAGCAGCACTAGCATTCTTGTATTGTCGG TTGGACCGGGAGTCAACGAGGACAAAATACACATCTTCATTGTGCGGGTTTGTGTGGAGCCTCCCTGTGTGGATGTGGGAGCGCTTGCCGGTTGGACGTCCCGTGGTCAAGAACCCCGATAATCCAAACCCCAATCTGCATGAAGGGCTTCATGATCAAGATCCGTATCGCCGCCCCACAATTTCCTATTGTTGGGACCAGGTCCATGTTTACATCGGAAGCTCTCATGGGCGATATAAGTGTTATGTGAACGAGCTGGACACCTTAACTGTTGAGCAG GTTTTCTGGTGGCCTTATGATAATGATCGTGATTTCAACATCAACGGGATGTGCACATGtgataatcttctttggcgggcgAGGTGTCCAATGATATTCTATTATGTTGTCGAGTGGAACTTTGTAGACCGTGTTGCCATGCAATTTGGAAAACTGCAAGGTATTCCAATTGAGGAGAGCAAGGAGACAATCACTAAGCTGCATAG GTTTAGTCGAAGGAACAATCAGGATATATCGGATTGGGCGAACAAATACAATCATTGGATATCAATGTGGAATCAGAGAGAGATGTTTGTGGAGTCAGAGAATAGACCCCACAATGATTCAGCATACCAGAAATATCTTGTGTGGTATGGGCAGCATTATCGGTTCAAGCTTAAGCCCGGTTGGACACAAGAGGAGTGGGACGAGTTGGTGTCGGAAGACACATCACATGCAGAAGGTTATCATGCCTTCAACATGGTTGTGCGAGAGACTATAAGGAGTCAAGTTGACTACGCAGCCATGCATGACGAATTG GGTAGAGAGTTTCTTATGTGCATGAACAATAGCACTAAGTCATCCCCAAGGAGGTGCATTATCTGA